TCAGGACGACGGCCGTTCGAGACTGCCGATGGCCTTGGCCGGAATTGGCGTGATCTGCGTTGCCCTGGCGGTTCTGGCCTTTATCGCGGCCAACTGGGATGCGATCCCCAAGCTTGTGAAGCTGATCGGGATCGCCCTGCTTATTGTGGCAAGCCACGCGCTTGCCGCGGTCGCAGCCACAAGAGGCCGCTCCGGAATAGCAGATCTGGCGACCGGTTTTGCGACGCTGGTCTTTATCGGTGGCATGGCGCTTGTCGGTCAGATCTTCCACTTGCCGTCCGACTGGGCGGGGGGCGCCTTCCTGGTTTGCCTCGGCGGACTGGCCGGGGCCTGGCTGACCGGATCCAGAACCGCGCTGACGGTGGCGGCCGGGGCCGCGATTACGTGGCAGGTCATGCGCGCCGACATCGGGGCGCCCGACCTTGCTGCCTCACTGATCGGTCTGGTGCTGACCCTTGCCGTGTTTCTGCATCCGGTCTTTCATCCCTCGCGTCTGACGCGCTGGGCGGCGATCGCCTTGCTCTGGGTGACCTATGGCCGATGGTTCGGCGAGACGGCAGATATCCTGTCCGGGGGAGACGACGTTGTGGTCGCGATGCTGCTGGCCGGTGCCGGCGGGCTCAGCGTTGTCATGCTGCAGCTCGACGCCGTCGCCGATCTTTACGTGAAATGGTCCAGCGATCTGCCCGCGCGCGGCCACGGCCACTGGCTTATGGCCCGGTCGCTGCAGGATGTCGGCATGCTAGTCCTGTCGATCCTTGTGGTCCTGTCTCTGGTGCTGGTTCCTGAAATAGCCGATGACCTGTCCGGTGACGGCCTGCTTGCGCTGCCGGGCCTGCTTCCGCTTGCAGCCGCCTTGCTGCTGACGGCGGTCGGTCTGTTGCTGTCCTTTCAGACCGCAAAGGCGCGTGTGTTGTTTGCGGCAACCGGGCTGGCGCTGGTCTCGGTGCTGATGCCTGTGGTCACAACCAATGTCCTGCTGTTGGCCGCGGTTTCCCTGGCAGCCCTTATCGGGCTGTGCGCCCTTGGCACCTGGTACAACAACCGTTTCTGGATGCTCTGTGCCTATCTGGCCCTGACGGCCGAGGCGCTTTGGCTCTTGCAGGTCACCATCGGATCCCTGCTTGGCCAGTCGCTGTTTTTCCTGGTGGCCGGGCTGGTTCTGCTTGCCATGGCGCTTTGGCTAGCGCGTCTGTTCAGGCGCAGGCAGGCGCCCGCCACACCCGTCGTTGATACCGGGGAGGTGCGCTCATGACTGCGGCCGCCCACCCCTTGAGCGACAAGAAACCGTTTCTGTCTCCCTGGCTTCGCTGGGGGCTGCTGGCGCTGATCCAGCTCGGTTTGATCGCGATCCCGCTTGCAGATCGCCTGCAGGTGCAGACGAGCGGGGCCCTGGTGCCGCTTGCCGTCGTTCCGGTCGACCCGCGCGATCTGCTGCGCGGCGACTACGTCATCATCAATCTGGCCATCGCGCGTGTGTCGGCAGACCTCCCTGGCAGCGAGGACCTGCGCGTCGGCGACAGTGTTTTTGTGGAGCTTGACCGGCAGGGAGATGGCGCCGCCACCCCGGTTGCGCTCTCAACGGATCGATCGAAACTCGGGTCTCTGGCAATCGCCGGAACGGTGCAATCCGCCACAGCCGAAGCGATCCGGATCGACTACGGCATCGATGCGTTTTTCCTGCCTGAAGGCGAAGGCCTCGAGATTGAGCGCATGGATACGGACCGTATCCTGCTGGAAGTGGCCGTCACCAACGACGGCCGGTCCCTGCCGGTCAATCTTCTGGTTGATGGAAAACAGTTCCGCTCCGACGCGATCTTTTGACGTTTCGCCAAGAGGGGAGTATGAGCGCAGCACCCCTTTTCAGCTGAAAGTTCTCTATGACCGATCCTGCGCTCGACACTCTTCTGCTGCCGCTTGAAAGCGGCGAAGTCGATCTGCCAACCGGTGCGCGCTGCCTGTTCCTGCGCGCGCGGGCCGGACGGTCCCTTTCAAGCCTTTCCGACTTCGATGTGCTGTGCGAACAGAGTTTCGCTCCGGACCGGGACGCCTTGCAGAAAGCCGGCTTGTCCGTGGAAGCGGAAACGCAATCCGATGGCTTCGATGCTGTTTTCGTCCTGCCGGGTCGTCAGCGCCAGGAAGCGCGGGCCCAGCTCGCGAGAGCTGCCTCCAAGACCAGACAAGGCGGTCTTGTCATTGCCTGCGCGCCGAACACGGAAGGGGCCAAGACCCTTGAGAAGGATCTCGGGGACCTTCTGGGCGGCGCGGAAAAGCTGACCAAGAACAAATGCCGTGTTGTCTGGCAGTCGGTGGAACCCGGCCGGCTTGACCAGGAGCTGATGGCCGACTGGCTGACGCTCGACGCGCCGCGTCCGGTGATGGAGGGCAGCTGGACCAGCCGTCCGGGCATCTTTGCCTGGGACCGCATTGATCCGGCTTCCCGGTTGCTGGCAGATCATCTTCCGGAAACGTTGAAAGGAAAGGGCGCCGATCTCGGAGCAGGTTTCGGGTACCTAAGCAGGACCGTCTTCGAAAAGGCACCGAAAGTCACGGGGATGGATCTTTACGAGGCCGAGAAGCGAGCCCTTGATCTTGCCGAACAGAATCTTGCGGGCTTCAAGGGCAAGCGGGCGATGAACGGCATCTGGTCCGACGTGACCAAAGGGATTGAAGGTCCCTACGACTTTATTGTCTCCAATCCCCCCTTTCACCAGGCTGGCAAGGCCGATCGGGCCGATGTCGGTCAGGGGTTTATCCGGGCAGCCGCTGCAGGTCTTCGCCCCGGCGGAGAGTTCTTTCTCGTTGCCAACCGGCACCTGCCCTATGAGCAGACGTTGGGCGCCGTCTTTGGTGACGTCAAGCAACTGGCCGATGAAGGCGGTTACAAGGTCATCCGAGCCGTCAAGGCCAAGGGAGGGCGGTGAGCCGATGCCACAGGTGATCAATCCCAAGCAAGTCAGTAGGGCAATTAATGGAGCCATACATCGGCGCCCCTCTCCCCCCTGGAGGGGGAGATGTCACCGCAAGGTGACAGAGGGGGGGCTGCAGAACGTCCGCACAAACGACTTTGAGATCAACCGCAGCCGCCCGGTCCCCCCCTCTGTCCGCGACCGCGGACATCTCCCCCTCCAGGGGGGAGAGGGGCACAAGTGGCAAGGCTTTCATCTTTTGAAAAATTCACGTCGCTACAGACCGATGCCTTGCGCGGCTCGCACGGGTGCTCGGCGTCCTTTGTCTGGAGGCACGTCATGCGCCTGGTAAAACTCCTCGCCAATCTCGGCTATGGCAGCCGCAAGGAAATGCAGCAGGCGATCCGCAACGGCTGGGTGACTGACCGGGAGGGCAACCGGCTGAAAGCGGACACCAAGACGGCGCATGAAGACATTCTCTTCGACGACGAGCCGCTTGATCCGGCACAGGGCGTGGTGATCCTGCTGAACAAGCCGCTTGGCTACACCTGCTCGACCAAGGATCAGGGACGTCTTGTCTATGACCTGCTGCCGGATCGTTACCGCATGCGCAAGCCGGCATTGTCGACCATTGGCCGGCTCGACAAGGAAACCTCCGGGGCGTTGCTGTTTACCGATGACGGCACGTTTCTGCATAAGGTGATTTCGCCCAAGTCGGAAGTGCCCAAGGTCTATGACGTCACGCTGGACCGGCCGCTGACCGGGGACGAGGCAGCGCTCTTTGCCTCCGGCGAGATGATGTTGGAAAGCGAGGTCAAGCCGTTGAAACCGGCGGAACTCGAAGTGTTGGGAGAGAACAAGGCCCGTCTGACCCTGCATGAAGGGCGGTACCATCAGGTCCGCCGCATGTTCGCAGCCACGGGAAATCACGTCACCGACCTCTCCAGAACCCGTGTCGGCAGGCTCGGTGTTGATGGTCTTGACGAGGGCGGCTGGAAGATCCTGTCCGAAGAAGACAAGGTATTGATTTTCAGCGCCTGATGACTGGAACATCGCCCGACCAGATGGCCGGGCGATCATTTGTTGAATGTGATCAGGCGTTTGACCGGCTCAACACACGGATCCTGCTGTCGAATTCGCCCCGGTCGACATAACAGCCGCGCAGGTG
This genomic interval from Labrenzia sp. VG12 contains the following:
- a CDS encoding class I SAM-dependent methyltransferase, with product MTDPALDTLLLPLESGEVDLPTGARCLFLRARAGRSLSSLSDFDVLCEQSFAPDRDALQKAGLSVEAETQSDGFDAVFVLPGRQRQEARAQLARAASKTRQGGLVIACAPNTEGAKTLEKDLGDLLGGAEKLTKNKCRVVWQSVEPGRLDQELMADWLTLDAPRPVMEGSWTSRPGIFAWDRIDPASRLLADHLPETLKGKGADLGAGFGYLSRTVFEKAPKVTGMDLYEAEKRALDLAEQNLAGFKGKRAMNGIWSDVTKGIEGPYDFIVSNPPFHQAGKADRADVGQGFIRAAAAGLRPGGEFFLVANRHLPYEQTLGAVFGDVKQLADEGGYKVIRAVKAKGGR
- a CDS encoding DUF2157 domain-containing protein, which encodes MFDWAYKKRLKDDLENWIAKGWVSSSGAAAILKDQDQDDGRSRLPMALAGIGVICVALAVLAFIAANWDAIPKLVKLIGIALLIVASHALAAVAATRGRSGIADLATGFATLVFIGGMALVGQIFHLPSDWAGGAFLVCLGGLAGAWLTGSRTALTVAAGAAITWQVMRADIGAPDLAASLIGLVLTLAVFLHPVFHPSRLTRWAAIALLWVTYGRWFGETADILSGGDDVVVAMLLAGAGGLSVVMLQLDAVADLYVKWSSDLPARGHGHWLMARSLQDVGMLVLSILVVLSLVLVPEIADDLSGDGLLALPGLLPLAAALLLTAVGLLLSFQTAKARVLFAATGLALVSVLMPVVTTNVLLLAAVSLAALIGLCALGTWYNNRFWMLCAYLALTAEALWLLQVTIGSLLGQSLFFLVAGLVLLAMALWLARLFRRRQAPATPVVDTGEVRS
- a CDS encoding GDYXXLXY domain-containing protein yields the protein MTAAAHPLSDKKPFLSPWLRWGLLALIQLGLIAIPLADRLQVQTSGALVPLAVVPVDPRDLLRGDYVIINLAIARVSADLPGSEDLRVGDSVFVELDRQGDGAATPVALSTDRSKLGSLAIAGTVQSATAEAIRIDYGIDAFFLPEGEGLEIERMDTDRILLEVAVTNDGRSLPVNLLVDGKQFRSDAIF
- a CDS encoding pseudouridine synthase; the encoded protein is MRLVKLLANLGYGSRKEMQQAIRNGWVTDREGNRLKADTKTAHEDILFDDEPLDPAQGVVILLNKPLGYTCSTKDQGRLVYDLLPDRYRMRKPALSTIGRLDKETSGALLFTDDGTFLHKVISPKSEVPKVYDVTLDRPLTGDEAALFASGEMMLESEVKPLKPAELEVLGENKARLTLHEGRYHQVRRMFAATGNHVTDLSRTRVGRLGVDGLDEGGWKILSEEDKVLIFSA